Below is a window of Candidatus Saccharimonadales bacterium DNA.
TTGCTTTTTGCCCCATGCTCCGTAGCTATCAATAACTATCTTGTTCGGATCACTCAACAGAGTAAAGTTAAGCGTGTGTTTTGCTTTAAATTTCTCATGCGAGCTTGCGTCATCGCGACTGATGCCTATGACCTCTGCGCCAAGTTCAGCGATATCATCTCTAGCATCTCGAAGACTGCAAGCCTCGACAGTACAACCTGGCGTCTCATCTTTTGGATAAAAATAGAGCACTAACCACTTTCCAGTAAAATCAGTCAGTTGGTGTTTATTGCCGTCACTGTCACTTAGTGAAAAATCTGGGGCAGGGTAGGGGACATCTTTTTTCATACTACTTATTATACTCCCCTATTATTGTAACCTCTCAGGAGAATCTAAAAATGTGTTTGCTATAATATGTGAAGTGAACGAC
It encodes the following:
- the bcp gene encoding thioredoxin-dependent thiol peroxidase, with protein sequence MKKDVPYPAPDFSLSDSDGNKHQLTDFTGKWLVLYFYPKDETPGCTVEACSLRDARDDIAELGAEVIGISRDDASSHEKFKAKHTLNFTLLSDPNKIVIDSYGAWGKKQFGSEGILRKTFIIDPTGNVVKVYGRVTPLGHGDQVIEELKKLQSA